A region of Anopheles merus strain MAF chromosome 2R, AmerM5.1, whole genome shotgun sequence DNA encodes the following proteins:
- the LOC121588342 gene encoding interference hedgehog-like isoform X12 — protein MCSANDRLSDTATQPSAAPLSSTMYTQASKRPPAARRPLVSSRRRTCRTQQQLPHCHRCSRWSDRRISHSLLGLLCLLLTVCILPTVFGSPQSSYSHHSHHSHGHHHQTAPAHGGGTSGSGSVPPSSQQYSGGSSARSSGGSGLGLYIIRAPESTIAPADDEVLFECELNLMPEQLDWRFRAQGTAGQRKDYVLIQSNHHGYNATVVDGRYKLRVSVSESTIGEYQCVAWFGASAIASIPARLTLATIGLEAEAPGVPGRHDRVPTTMRRIQPQQHFKVFPGNSIIIDCGDIVSNPPPIWSYYKDGMTIYPNVTQLQTGRRLILASLAQRDTGTYWCSAVNSITGSEVILPQRTTVTVDYVPRSAPRAFTQPQNVSVLPGDTALLECPGVGNPVPVPAWTRANGIPLNVRARIQDYGLQLSNVHPEDAGQYLCRLQNGIDPPLLHSVWLTVLEPPRIVAPPRSTLTNESDSLELECIARGSPHPDIYWMINGDYTEWDGLIRTNGTRLIIQSVEKRHAGIVQCFARNAVGEASEGNLLQVIPKQIPGGVGTTPLGSVPSSPKAGGGGGGGGAGGDHSPKRKGGKKHKNLVMIPPSRPNITRLSDESVMVRWSVPSSDGLPIQFFKVQYRMLGDPTKNIARTQWMTENEDIPPYTRSYEVNNLKSDHLYRFRIVAVYSNNDNKEGAASGKFHLQRGSQLGLTKNHLLAPTLTRIEPVSQHAVVLQWQFPQHLPHPIDGFYAYYRPATTAGEYSKATVDSSTARHFKIDHLEPGTAYEFKLQSFTASAASDFSAILTGRTLKPPTPPPTVPTVIAAAEGPDGSQVVPVNYLLVIGCVLIVSVLLVLFLCCCFSRRKKRGHGADEPDAKVHIPVDQNGFAGAVSNGGPRGPPPHHKTRTNGMNGRMNITPNPLAQDGDKKSA, from the exons ATGTGTTCAGCAAACGATCGACTCAGCGACACCGCCACTCAACCGTCAGCAGCGCCACTCAGCTCCACAATGTACAcgcaagcaagcaaacgaCCTCCAGCAGCACGGCGACCACTCGTGAGCAGTAGGAGGAGAACCTGCCgtacccagcagcagctgcctCACTGCCATCGATGCAGTAGGTGGTCGGACCGGCGGATATCGCACAGCTTATTGGGACTGCTGTGCCTACTGCTAACCGTATGCATCCTGCCCACGGTGTTCGGTTCCCCGCAGTCCTCATACTCGCATCATTCACATCACTCCCATGGGCATCACCATCAAACGGCACCGGCACACGGTGGTGGAACGAGTGGATCCGGCAGTGTCCCGCCATCCTCGCAGCAGTACTCCGGCGGCTCCTCGGCCCGTTCGAGCGGTGGCAGCGGTCTCGGCCTGTACATCATTCGTGCGCCGGAGTCGACGATCGCACCCGCCGACGATGAGGTGCTGTTTGAGTGCGAGCTGAACCTGATGCCGGAGCAGCTGGACTGGCGGTTTCGGGCGCAGGGCACGGCGGGACAGCGCAAAGACTACGTGCTAATCCAGAGCAAT CACCATGGGTACAATGCGACGGTCGTTGACGGACGGTACAAGCTGCGCGTGTCGGTAAGCGAATCCACGATCGGCGAGTACCAGTGTGTGGCGTGGTTCGGTGCGTCGGCGATTGCGTCCATACCGGCCCGCCTGACGCTGGCGACGATCGGGCTGGAGGCGGAGGCGCCCGGTGTGCCGGGCCGGCACGATCGGGTACCGACGACGATGCGCCGCATACAACCGCAGCAGCATTTTAAGGTATTTCCCGGCAACAGTATTATCATCGATTGCGGTGACATCGTCTCGAACCCGCCGCCCATCTGGAGCTACTACAA AGATGGCATGACGATCTATCCGAACGTGACGCAGCTCCAGACGGGCCGCCGGCTCATACTGGCCTCGCTGGCGCAGCGCGACACCGGCACGTACTGGTGCTCGGCCGTTAACTCCATCACCGGCAGCGAAGTGATACTGCCCCAGCGTACCACCGTCACGGTCGACTACGTTCCGCGGTCGGCGCCGCGTGCCTTCACCCAGCCCCAGAACGTGTCGGTACTGCCGGGCGATACGGCCCTGCTCGAGTGCCCGGGCGTCGGCAACCCCGTCCCAGTGCCCGCCTGGACGAGAGCGAACGGCATCCCGCTGAATGTGCGCGCTCGCATCCAGGACTACGGCCTGCAGCTGTCCAACGTCCATCCGGAGGACGCGGGCCAGTACCTGTGCCGGCTGCAGAACGGCATCGATCCGCCGCTGCTACACTCCGTGTGGCTGACCGTGCTGGAGCCGCCGCGCATCGTCGCTCCACCCCGCTCGACGCTCACCAACGAAAGTGACAGCCTGGAGCTGGAGTGCATTGCACGCGGTTCGCCCCATCCCGACATCTACTGGATGATCAACGGCGACTACACCGAGTGGGACGGTCTGATACGCACGAACGGCACGCGGCTCATCATACAGTCGGTGGAAAAGCGCCACGCCGGCATTGTGCAGTGCTTCGCCCGCAACGCGGTCGGGGAGGCGAGCGAGGGCAATCTGCTGCAGGTCATCCCGAAGCAGATACCGGGCGGCGTCGGCACGACACCGCTCGGGTCCGTCCCGTCCAGCCCGAAGgcgggcggtggcggtggcggcggcggcgccgGCGGGGACCATTCGCCCAAGCGCAAGGGTGGAAAGAAGCACAAAAACC TGGTAATGATACCTCCCTCCCGGCCCAACATTACCCGGCTGTCGGACGAATCGGTGATGGTGCGCTGGTCCGTACCGTCCAGCGACGGGCTGCCGATCCAGTTCTTCAAGGTGCAGTACCGAATGCTCGGCGATCCGACCAAAAACATCGCCCGCACCCAGTGGATGACGGAGAACGAAGACATCCCACCGTACACGCGCTCCTACGAGGTGAACAACCTCAAATCGGACCACCTGTACCGGTTCCGCATCGTGGCGGTCTACTCGAACAACGACAACAAGGAGGGAGCCGCCTCGGGCAAATTCCACCTGCAGCGTGGCTCGCAGCTCGGCCTCACCAAGAACCATCTGCTGGCGCCGACGCTCACCCGCATCGAGCCCGTCTCGCAGCATGCCGTTGTGCTGCAGTGGCAGTTCCCCCAGCATCTGCCGCACCCGATCGATGGTTTCTACGCGTACTACCGGCCGGCCACGACGGCGGGCGAATACTCGAAGGCCACGGTCGACAGCAGCACGGCCCGCCACTTCAAGATCGACCATCTCGAGCCGGGCACGGCCTACGAGTTTAAGCTGCAATCGTTCACCGCGTCGGCCGCATCGGACTTTAGTGCGATCCTGACCGGTCGGACGCTGAAGCCACCGACACCGCCACCGACCGTACCGACGGTGATAGCGGCAGCGGAAGGGCCGGACGGTAGCCAGGTCGTCCCGGTCAACTATCTGCTCGTGATCGGCTGTGTGCTGATCGTGAGCGTGCTGCTCGTGCTGTTtctgtgctgctgctttagCCGGCGCAAGAAGCGTGGCCACGGTGCAG atGAACCAGATGCGAAGGTACACATACCAGTCGATCAGAACGGGTTTGCCGGTGCGGTCAGCAATGGGGGACCAAGGGGCCCGCCGCCACATCACAAGACGCGCACGAACGGCATGAACGGACGGATGAACATTACGCCCAACCCGCTGGCACAGGATGGCGACAAG
- the LOC121588342 gene encoding interference hedgehog-like isoform X10 produces the protein MCSANDRLSDTATQPSAAPLSSTMYTQASKRPPAARRPLVSSRRRTCRTQQQLPHCHRCSRWSDRRISHSLLGLLCLLLTVCILPTVFGSPQSSYSHHSHHSHGHHHQTAPAHGGGTSGSGSVPPSSQQYSGGSSARSSGGSGLGLYIIRAPESTIAPADDEVLFECELNLMPEQLDWRFRAQGTAGQRKDYVLIQSNHHGYNATVVDGRYKLRVSVSESTIGEYQCVAWFGASAIASIPARLTLATIGLEAEAPGVPGRHDRVPTTMRRIQPQQHFKVFPGNSIIIDCGDIVSNPPPIWSYYKDGMTIYPNVTQLQTGRRLILASLAQRDTGTYWCSAVNSITGSEVILPQRTTVTVDYVPRSAPRAFTQPQNVSVLPGDTALLECPGVGNPVPVPAWTRANGIPLNVRARIQDYGLQLSNVHPEDAGQYLCRLQNGIDPPLLHSVWLTVLEPPRIVAPPRSTLTNESDSLELECIARGSPHPDIYWMINGDYTEWDGLIRTNGTRLIIQSVEKRHAGIVQCFARNAVGEASEGNLLQVIPKQIPGGVGTTPLGSVPSSPKAGGGGGGGGAGGDHSPKRKGGKKHKNLVMIPPSRPNITRLSDESVMVRWSVPSSDGLPIQFFKVQYRMLGDPTKNIARTQWMTENEDIPPYTRSYEVNNLKSDHLYRFRIVAVYSNNDNKEGAASGKFHLQRGSQLGLTKNHLLAPTLTRIEPVSQHAVVLQWQFPQHLPHPIDGFYAYYRPATTAGEYSKATVDSSTARHFKIDHLEPGTAYEFKLQSFTASAASDFSAILTGRTLKPPTPPPTVPTVIAAAEGPDGSQVVPVNYLLVIGCVLIVSVLLVLFLCCCFSRRKKRGHGADEPDAKVHIPVDQNGFAGAVSNGGPRGPPPHHKTRTNGMNGRMNITPNPLAQDGDKHYVRRN, from the exons ATGTGTTCAGCAAACGATCGACTCAGCGACACCGCCACTCAACCGTCAGCAGCGCCACTCAGCTCCACAATGTACAcgcaagcaagcaaacgaCCTCCAGCAGCACGGCGACCACTCGTGAGCAGTAGGAGGAGAACCTGCCgtacccagcagcagctgcctCACTGCCATCGATGCAGTAGGTGGTCGGACCGGCGGATATCGCACAGCTTATTGGGACTGCTGTGCCTACTGCTAACCGTATGCATCCTGCCCACGGTGTTCGGTTCCCCGCAGTCCTCATACTCGCATCATTCACATCACTCCCATGGGCATCACCATCAAACGGCACCGGCACACGGTGGTGGAACGAGTGGATCCGGCAGTGTCCCGCCATCCTCGCAGCAGTACTCCGGCGGCTCCTCGGCCCGTTCGAGCGGTGGCAGCGGTCTCGGCCTGTACATCATTCGTGCGCCGGAGTCGACGATCGCACCCGCCGACGATGAGGTGCTGTTTGAGTGCGAGCTGAACCTGATGCCGGAGCAGCTGGACTGGCGGTTTCGGGCGCAGGGCACGGCGGGACAGCGCAAAGACTACGTGCTAATCCAGAGCAAT CACCATGGGTACAATGCGACGGTCGTTGACGGACGGTACAAGCTGCGCGTGTCGGTAAGCGAATCCACGATCGGCGAGTACCAGTGTGTGGCGTGGTTCGGTGCGTCGGCGATTGCGTCCATACCGGCCCGCCTGACGCTGGCGACGATCGGGCTGGAGGCGGAGGCGCCCGGTGTGCCGGGCCGGCACGATCGGGTACCGACGACGATGCGCCGCATACAACCGCAGCAGCATTTTAAGGTATTTCCCGGCAACAGTATTATCATCGATTGCGGTGACATCGTCTCGAACCCGCCGCCCATCTGGAGCTACTACAA AGATGGCATGACGATCTATCCGAACGTGACGCAGCTCCAGACGGGCCGCCGGCTCATACTGGCCTCGCTGGCGCAGCGCGACACCGGCACGTACTGGTGCTCGGCCGTTAACTCCATCACCGGCAGCGAAGTGATACTGCCCCAGCGTACCACCGTCACGGTCGACTACGTTCCGCGGTCGGCGCCGCGTGCCTTCACCCAGCCCCAGAACGTGTCGGTACTGCCGGGCGATACGGCCCTGCTCGAGTGCCCGGGCGTCGGCAACCCCGTCCCAGTGCCCGCCTGGACGAGAGCGAACGGCATCCCGCTGAATGTGCGCGCTCGCATCCAGGACTACGGCCTGCAGCTGTCCAACGTCCATCCGGAGGACGCGGGCCAGTACCTGTGCCGGCTGCAGAACGGCATCGATCCGCCGCTGCTACACTCCGTGTGGCTGACCGTGCTGGAGCCGCCGCGCATCGTCGCTCCACCCCGCTCGACGCTCACCAACGAAAGTGACAGCCTGGAGCTGGAGTGCATTGCACGCGGTTCGCCCCATCCCGACATCTACTGGATGATCAACGGCGACTACACCGAGTGGGACGGTCTGATACGCACGAACGGCACGCGGCTCATCATACAGTCGGTGGAAAAGCGCCACGCCGGCATTGTGCAGTGCTTCGCCCGCAACGCGGTCGGGGAGGCGAGCGAGGGCAATCTGCTGCAGGTCATCCCGAAGCAGATACCGGGCGGCGTCGGCACGACACCGCTCGGGTCCGTCCCGTCCAGCCCGAAGgcgggcggtggcggtggcggcggcggcgccgGCGGGGACCATTCGCCCAAGCGCAAGGGTGGAAAGAAGCACAAAAACC TGGTAATGATACCTCCCTCCCGGCCCAACATTACCCGGCTGTCGGACGAATCGGTGATGGTGCGCTGGTCCGTACCGTCCAGCGACGGGCTGCCGATCCAGTTCTTCAAGGTGCAGTACCGAATGCTCGGCGATCCGACCAAAAACATCGCCCGCACCCAGTGGATGACGGAGAACGAAGACATCCCACCGTACACGCGCTCCTACGAGGTGAACAACCTCAAATCGGACCACCTGTACCGGTTCCGCATCGTGGCGGTCTACTCGAACAACGACAACAAGGAGGGAGCCGCCTCGGGCAAATTCCACCTGCAGCGTGGCTCGCAGCTCGGCCTCACCAAGAACCATCTGCTGGCGCCGACGCTCACCCGCATCGAGCCCGTCTCGCAGCATGCCGTTGTGCTGCAGTGGCAGTTCCCCCAGCATCTGCCGCACCCGATCGATGGTTTCTACGCGTACTACCGGCCGGCCACGACGGCGGGCGAATACTCGAAGGCCACGGTCGACAGCAGCACGGCCCGCCACTTCAAGATCGACCATCTCGAGCCGGGCACGGCCTACGAGTTTAAGCTGCAATCGTTCACCGCGTCGGCCGCATCGGACTTTAGTGCGATCCTGACCGGTCGGACGCTGAAGCCACCGACACCGCCACCGACCGTACCGACGGTGATAGCGGCAGCGGAAGGGCCGGACGGTAGCCAGGTCGTCCCGGTCAACTATCTGCTCGTGATCGGCTGTGTGCTGATCGTGAGCGTGCTGCTCGTGCTGTTtctgtgctgctgctttagCCGGCGCAAGAAGCGTGGCCACGGTGCAG atGAACCAGATGCGAAGGTACACATACCAGTCGATCAGAACGGGTTTGCCGGTGCGGTCAGCAATGGGGGACCAAGGGGCCCGCCGCCACATCACAAGACGCGCACGAACGGCATGAACGGACGGATGAACATTACGCCCAACCCGCTGGCACAGGATGGCGACAAG
- the LOC121588342 gene encoding interference hedgehog-like isoform X8, producing the protein MCSANDRLSDTATQPSAAPLSSTMYTQASKRPPAARRPLVSSRRRTCRTQQQLPHCHRCSRWSDRRISHSLLGLLCLLLTVCILPTVFGSPQSSYSHHSHHSHGHHHQTAPAHGGGTSGSGSVPPSSQQYSGGSSARSSGGSGLGLYIIRAPESTIAPADDEVLFECELNLMPEQLDWRFRAQGTAGQRKDYVLIQSNHHGYNATVVDGRYKLRVSVSESTIGEYQCVAWFGASAIASIPARLTLATIGLEAEAPGVPGRHDRVPTTMRRIQPQQHFKVFPGNSIIIDCGDIVSNPPPIWSYYKDGMTIYPNVTQLQTGRRLILASLAQRDTGTYWCSAVNSITGSEVILPQRTTVTVDYVPRSAPRAFTQPQNVSVLPGDTALLECPGVGNPVPVPAWTRANGIPLNVRARIQDYGLQLSNVHPEDAGQYLCRLQNGIDPPLLHSVWLTVLEPPRIVAPPRSTLTNESDSLELECIARGSPHPDIYWMINGDYTEWDGLIRTNGTRLIIQSVEKRHAGIVQCFARNAVGEASEGNLLQVIPKQIPGGVGTTPLGSVPSSPKAGGGGGGGGAGGDHSPKRKGGKKHKNLVMIPPSRPNITRLSDESVMVRWSVPSSDGLPIQFFKVQYRMLGDPTKNIARTQWMTENEDIPPYTRSYEVNNLKSDHLYRFRIVAVYSNNDNKEGAASGKFHLQRGSQLGLTKNHLLAPTLTRIEPVSQHAVVLQWQFPQHLPHPIDGFYAYYRPATTAGEYSKATVDSSTARHFKIDHLEPGTAYEFKLQSFTASAASDFSAILTGRTLKPPTPPPTVPTVIAAAEGPDGSQVVPVNYLLVIGCVLIVSVLLVLFLCCCFSRRKKRGHGADEPDAKVHIPVDQNGFAGAVSNGGPRGPPPHHKTRTNGMNGRMNITPNPLAQDGDKRDCSRIAL; encoded by the exons ATGTGTTCAGCAAACGATCGACTCAGCGACACCGCCACTCAACCGTCAGCAGCGCCACTCAGCTCCACAATGTACAcgcaagcaagcaaacgaCCTCCAGCAGCACGGCGACCACTCGTGAGCAGTAGGAGGAGAACCTGCCgtacccagcagcagctgcctCACTGCCATCGATGCAGTAGGTGGTCGGACCGGCGGATATCGCACAGCTTATTGGGACTGCTGTGCCTACTGCTAACCGTATGCATCCTGCCCACGGTGTTCGGTTCCCCGCAGTCCTCATACTCGCATCATTCACATCACTCCCATGGGCATCACCATCAAACGGCACCGGCACACGGTGGTGGAACGAGTGGATCCGGCAGTGTCCCGCCATCCTCGCAGCAGTACTCCGGCGGCTCCTCGGCCCGTTCGAGCGGTGGCAGCGGTCTCGGCCTGTACATCATTCGTGCGCCGGAGTCGACGATCGCACCCGCCGACGATGAGGTGCTGTTTGAGTGCGAGCTGAACCTGATGCCGGAGCAGCTGGACTGGCGGTTTCGGGCGCAGGGCACGGCGGGACAGCGCAAAGACTACGTGCTAATCCAGAGCAAT CACCATGGGTACAATGCGACGGTCGTTGACGGACGGTACAAGCTGCGCGTGTCGGTAAGCGAATCCACGATCGGCGAGTACCAGTGTGTGGCGTGGTTCGGTGCGTCGGCGATTGCGTCCATACCGGCCCGCCTGACGCTGGCGACGATCGGGCTGGAGGCGGAGGCGCCCGGTGTGCCGGGCCGGCACGATCGGGTACCGACGACGATGCGCCGCATACAACCGCAGCAGCATTTTAAGGTATTTCCCGGCAACAGTATTATCATCGATTGCGGTGACATCGTCTCGAACCCGCCGCCCATCTGGAGCTACTACAA AGATGGCATGACGATCTATCCGAACGTGACGCAGCTCCAGACGGGCCGCCGGCTCATACTGGCCTCGCTGGCGCAGCGCGACACCGGCACGTACTGGTGCTCGGCCGTTAACTCCATCACCGGCAGCGAAGTGATACTGCCCCAGCGTACCACCGTCACGGTCGACTACGTTCCGCGGTCGGCGCCGCGTGCCTTCACCCAGCCCCAGAACGTGTCGGTACTGCCGGGCGATACGGCCCTGCTCGAGTGCCCGGGCGTCGGCAACCCCGTCCCAGTGCCCGCCTGGACGAGAGCGAACGGCATCCCGCTGAATGTGCGCGCTCGCATCCAGGACTACGGCCTGCAGCTGTCCAACGTCCATCCGGAGGACGCGGGCCAGTACCTGTGCCGGCTGCAGAACGGCATCGATCCGCCGCTGCTACACTCCGTGTGGCTGACCGTGCTGGAGCCGCCGCGCATCGTCGCTCCACCCCGCTCGACGCTCACCAACGAAAGTGACAGCCTGGAGCTGGAGTGCATTGCACGCGGTTCGCCCCATCCCGACATCTACTGGATGATCAACGGCGACTACACCGAGTGGGACGGTCTGATACGCACGAACGGCACGCGGCTCATCATACAGTCGGTGGAAAAGCGCCACGCCGGCATTGTGCAGTGCTTCGCCCGCAACGCGGTCGGGGAGGCGAGCGAGGGCAATCTGCTGCAGGTCATCCCGAAGCAGATACCGGGCGGCGTCGGCACGACACCGCTCGGGTCCGTCCCGTCCAGCCCGAAGgcgggcggtggcggtggcggcggcggcgccgGCGGGGACCATTCGCCCAAGCGCAAGGGTGGAAAGAAGCACAAAAACC TGGTAATGATACCTCCCTCCCGGCCCAACATTACCCGGCTGTCGGACGAATCGGTGATGGTGCGCTGGTCCGTACCGTCCAGCGACGGGCTGCCGATCCAGTTCTTCAAGGTGCAGTACCGAATGCTCGGCGATCCGACCAAAAACATCGCCCGCACCCAGTGGATGACGGAGAACGAAGACATCCCACCGTACACGCGCTCCTACGAGGTGAACAACCTCAAATCGGACCACCTGTACCGGTTCCGCATCGTGGCGGTCTACTCGAACAACGACAACAAGGAGGGAGCCGCCTCGGGCAAATTCCACCTGCAGCGTGGCTCGCAGCTCGGCCTCACCAAGAACCATCTGCTGGCGCCGACGCTCACCCGCATCGAGCCCGTCTCGCAGCATGCCGTTGTGCTGCAGTGGCAGTTCCCCCAGCATCTGCCGCACCCGATCGATGGTTTCTACGCGTACTACCGGCCGGCCACGACGGCGGGCGAATACTCGAAGGCCACGGTCGACAGCAGCACGGCCCGCCACTTCAAGATCGACCATCTCGAGCCGGGCACGGCCTACGAGTTTAAGCTGCAATCGTTCACCGCGTCGGCCGCATCGGACTTTAGTGCGATCCTGACCGGTCGGACGCTGAAGCCACCGACACCGCCACCGACCGTACCGACGGTGATAGCGGCAGCGGAAGGGCCGGACGGTAGCCAGGTCGTCCCGGTCAACTATCTGCTCGTGATCGGCTGTGTGCTGATCGTGAGCGTGCTGCTCGTGCTGTTtctgtgctgctgctttagCCGGCGCAAGAAGCGTGGCCACGGTGCAG atGAACCAGATGCGAAGGTACACATACCAGTCGATCAGAACGGGTTTGCCGGTGCGGTCAGCAATGGGGGACCAAGGGGCCCGCCGCCACATCACAAGACGCGCACGAACGGCATGAACGGACGGATGAACATTACGCCCAACCCGCTGGCACAGGATGGCGACAAG
- the LOC121588342 gene encoding interference hedgehog-like isoform X6: MCSANDRLSDTATQPSAAPLSSTMYTQASKRPPAARRPLVSSRRRTCRTQQQLPHCHRCSRWSDRRISHSLLGLLCLLLTVCILPTVFGSPQSSYSHHSHHSHGHHHQTAPAHGGGTSGSGSVPPSSQQYSGGSSARSSGGSGLGLYIIRAPESTIAPADDEVLFECELNLMPEQLDWRFRAQGTAGQRKDYVLIQSNHHGYNATVVDGRYKLRVSVSESTIGEYQCVAWFGASAIASIPARLTLATIGLEAEAPGVPGRHDRVPTTMRRIQPQQHFKVFPGNSIIIDCGDIVSNPPPIWSYYKDGMTIYPNVTQLQTGRRLILASLAQRDTGTYWCSAVNSITGSEVILPQRTTVTVDYVPRSAPRAFTQPQNVSVLPGDTALLECPGVGNPVPVPAWTRANGIPLNVRARIQDYGLQLSNVHPEDAGQYLCRLQNGIDPPLLHSVWLTVLEPPRIVAPPRSTLTNESDSLELECIARGSPHPDIYWMINGDYTEWDGLIRTNGTRLIIQSVEKRHAGIVQCFARNAVGEASEGNLLQVIPKQIPGGVGTTPLGSVPSSPKAGGGGGGGGAGGDHSPKRKGGKKHKNLVMIPPSRPNITRLSDESVMVRWSVPSSDGLPIQFFKVQYRMLGDPTKNIARTQWMTENEDIPPYTRSYEVNNLKSDHLYRFRIVAVYSNNDNKEGAASGKFHLQRGSQLGLTKNHLLAPTLTRIEPVSQHAVVLQWQFPQHLPHPIDGFYAYYRPATTAGEYSKATVDSSTARHFKIDHLEPGTAYEFKLQSFTASAASDFSAILTGRTLKPPTPPPTVPTVIAAAEGPDGSQVVPVNYLLVIGCVLIVSVLLVLFLCCCFSRRKKRGHGADEPDAKVHIPVDQNGFAGAVSNGGPRGPPPHHKTRTNGMNGRMNITPNPLAQDGDKLRNQRDCSRIAL; the protein is encoded by the exons ATGTGTTCAGCAAACGATCGACTCAGCGACACCGCCACTCAACCGTCAGCAGCGCCACTCAGCTCCACAATGTACAcgcaagcaagcaaacgaCCTCCAGCAGCACGGCGACCACTCGTGAGCAGTAGGAGGAGAACCTGCCgtacccagcagcagctgcctCACTGCCATCGATGCAGTAGGTGGTCGGACCGGCGGATATCGCACAGCTTATTGGGACTGCTGTGCCTACTGCTAACCGTATGCATCCTGCCCACGGTGTTCGGTTCCCCGCAGTCCTCATACTCGCATCATTCACATCACTCCCATGGGCATCACCATCAAACGGCACCGGCACACGGTGGTGGAACGAGTGGATCCGGCAGTGTCCCGCCATCCTCGCAGCAGTACTCCGGCGGCTCCTCGGCCCGTTCGAGCGGTGGCAGCGGTCTCGGCCTGTACATCATTCGTGCGCCGGAGTCGACGATCGCACCCGCCGACGATGAGGTGCTGTTTGAGTGCGAGCTGAACCTGATGCCGGAGCAGCTGGACTGGCGGTTTCGGGCGCAGGGCACGGCGGGACAGCGCAAAGACTACGTGCTAATCCAGAGCAAT CACCATGGGTACAATGCGACGGTCGTTGACGGACGGTACAAGCTGCGCGTGTCGGTAAGCGAATCCACGATCGGCGAGTACCAGTGTGTGGCGTGGTTCGGTGCGTCGGCGATTGCGTCCATACCGGCCCGCCTGACGCTGGCGACGATCGGGCTGGAGGCGGAGGCGCCCGGTGTGCCGGGCCGGCACGATCGGGTACCGACGACGATGCGCCGCATACAACCGCAGCAGCATTTTAAGGTATTTCCCGGCAACAGTATTATCATCGATTGCGGTGACATCGTCTCGAACCCGCCGCCCATCTGGAGCTACTACAA AGATGGCATGACGATCTATCCGAACGTGACGCAGCTCCAGACGGGCCGCCGGCTCATACTGGCCTCGCTGGCGCAGCGCGACACCGGCACGTACTGGTGCTCGGCCGTTAACTCCATCACCGGCAGCGAAGTGATACTGCCCCAGCGTACCACCGTCACGGTCGACTACGTTCCGCGGTCGGCGCCGCGTGCCTTCACCCAGCCCCAGAACGTGTCGGTACTGCCGGGCGATACGGCCCTGCTCGAGTGCCCGGGCGTCGGCAACCCCGTCCCAGTGCCCGCCTGGACGAGAGCGAACGGCATCCCGCTGAATGTGCGCGCTCGCATCCAGGACTACGGCCTGCAGCTGTCCAACGTCCATCCGGAGGACGCGGGCCAGTACCTGTGCCGGCTGCAGAACGGCATCGATCCGCCGCTGCTACACTCCGTGTGGCTGACCGTGCTGGAGCCGCCGCGCATCGTCGCTCCACCCCGCTCGACGCTCACCAACGAAAGTGACAGCCTGGAGCTGGAGTGCATTGCACGCGGTTCGCCCCATCCCGACATCTACTGGATGATCAACGGCGACTACACCGAGTGGGACGGTCTGATACGCACGAACGGCACGCGGCTCATCATACAGTCGGTGGAAAAGCGCCACGCCGGCATTGTGCAGTGCTTCGCCCGCAACGCGGTCGGGGAGGCGAGCGAGGGCAATCTGCTGCAGGTCATCCCGAAGCAGATACCGGGCGGCGTCGGCACGACACCGCTCGGGTCCGTCCCGTCCAGCCCGAAGgcgggcggtggcggtggcggcggcggcgccgGCGGGGACCATTCGCCCAAGCGCAAGGGTGGAAAGAAGCACAAAAACC TGGTAATGATACCTCCCTCCCGGCCCAACATTACCCGGCTGTCGGACGAATCGGTGATGGTGCGCTGGTCCGTACCGTCCAGCGACGGGCTGCCGATCCAGTTCTTCAAGGTGCAGTACCGAATGCTCGGCGATCCGACCAAAAACATCGCCCGCACCCAGTGGATGACGGAGAACGAAGACATCCCACCGTACACGCGCTCCTACGAGGTGAACAACCTCAAATCGGACCACCTGTACCGGTTCCGCATCGTGGCGGTCTACTCGAACAACGACAACAAGGAGGGAGCCGCCTCGGGCAAATTCCACCTGCAGCGTGGCTCGCAGCTCGGCCTCACCAAGAACCATCTGCTGGCGCCGACGCTCACCCGCATCGAGCCCGTCTCGCAGCATGCCGTTGTGCTGCAGTGGCAGTTCCCCCAGCATCTGCCGCACCCGATCGATGGTTTCTACGCGTACTACCGGCCGGCCACGACGGCGGGCGAATACTCGAAGGCCACGGTCGACAGCAGCACGGCCCGCCACTTCAAGATCGACCATCTCGAGCCGGGCACGGCCTACGAGTTTAAGCTGCAATCGTTCACCGCGTCGGCCGCATCGGACTTTAGTGCGATCCTGACCGGTCGGACGCTGAAGCCACCGACACCGCCACCGACCGTACCGACGGTGATAGCGGCAGCGGAAGGGCCGGACGGTAGCCAGGTCGTCCCGGTCAACTATCTGCTCGTGATCGGCTGTGTGCTGATCGTGAGCGTGCTGCTCGTGCTGTTtctgtgctgctgctttagCCGGCGCAAGAAGCGTGGCCACGGTGCAG atGAACCAGATGCGAAGGTACACATACCAGTCGATCAGAACGGGTTTGCCGGTGCGGTCAGCAATGGGGGACCAAGGGGCCCGCCGCCACATCACAAGACGCGCACGAACGGCATGAACGGACGGATGAACATTACGCCCAACCCGCTGGCACAGGATGGCGACAAG